CGAACTTGGCGAAGAGTCTCGCCATGGTGTCGGTGCCGCCTCCCGCATTGGAGGCCACGATGATGGTGACAGCCTTCGTCGGGTATTCAGCTGCGAGGGCTGCCCCCGCTCCGAGGGCAAGGCACAGTACGAGGATAGCCAGAATTGCTTTTTTCATGTTCTCGTCTCCTTTCTGAAGTGGGTTCCCTTGATCAGTGTTTCCGTGTCGTTTCCCGGCGTTCAGCCTCCTTTGTTTTCGGAGAGGGCTTTTCTCTTCTCCTCGAGAAGGGGTTTCAGCCGTTCTCCCTTGACCATGAAGAATACCCGTTCCGCCACGTTGGTGGCGTGATCGCCTATCCTGGCGAGATGCCGCGCCACCCAGAGAAGCCCGGCGGCGCACTGGGCGGTGGCCTGGTCTCCCTCGGGCTTGTTGCCTATGATGAGAAGAAGTTCGTCGAAAATGTTCTCGTAGAGGATATCAAGCTCCTCGTCCCTGAAGCAGATGCCCTCGGCAAGGGCGGTGTCGTTCTCTTCGAAGGCCTTGAGGGAATCGGCCACCATCTCGGTGGCGATGACCTTCATCTTCGGTATGTCCACCAGGGGCTTCAGAAGAGGATACCGGTTCAGGACCTTCGCCTTTTTCGCGATGTTCACGCCCTGGTCGCCGATGCGTTCAAGGTCGGTGATGATCTTCAGGACGGCGAAGACGAACCTGAGATCCTCCCGGACGGGCTGACGCATGGCAATGGAGCTGAGGCACTCCTGGTCGATGGATGCCTCGAGATCATCTATGGCGTCGTCCGACCGGATGACTTCGTCCGCCAGGGCGTCGTTCCGCTCTTCCAGCGAGCGGACGGCGCTGGAGAAGGCCCCGCTCGCCATGGACCCCATCTCGCGGACCATGGAAAGGATTTTCGCCCTATCGGCAGAATACAGAAGGGATTCAACCTTCCCGTTTTTCTTCCAGAACATCTCTGCAGTCCCTCCCTCGTCGGTACAGCCTGCCTGCGGGAAGCGTCTTTTCTTTCCGGGCGCCCCGTGGGGGCCCTTGCCTTGTAAGCGGGGGAAAAGTCCACAGCGAGGTTACAGGCGTGTAACGATAATGTTACAAACTACGACATACCGGGAAGATTGTCAAGAAGCGGATCCCTGCCTAAATCCGCAGCTTTTCCTGGCAGAGGGAGTGTCGCCGGGCATAAGGTGAATTCGCCCCCAGGGGCGAAGAGATGATCCCCTGGGGGACAGCGCCCGGACCGAGAAACCGACATGGATGTCGGTTTCAGGTGCAGTTGTCAAGGATGACAATCTGCACCGACGGCCCAAGCGAGCACCGGTGACGCTCCCCGCTGCCTGCGGATTTAGGCCCTGATTTTCCTGAGGCGGAGGGTTAACCTCCCGGTTTCTCATCATTTTTCTCTATGGTAGAATCGTTCCTGTGCCACATTGGAAAAGAACAAAAGAGAACACGCCGGAGGAGAAAATAATGAAAAGAATGTTCGTGCGGTGCGTCATAAAGGGAAAAAGGGAAACGGGCCTGGTGGAGAACGGCATTATTTACCGCCTGGAAGGGGATATGTTCGGTGAATATACCCGGGGGCCCGCCCTCGGGTCAGTGGACGAAGCCGAGCATTTCCTTCCCCCCGTGGAGCCGTCCAAGGTCGCCGCGGTGGGACTCAACTACAGGGACCACGCCATTGAGGTGGGGCTTCCCATCCCCGGGGAACCCCTCCTGTTCCTGAAGCCTTCCACCACGGTCATCGCCCACGGAGATCCCGTGGTCTACCCCGGGCACATGTCGGAGCGGGTGGACTACGAGGCCGAGCTCGCCGTCGTCATAGGAAGAAAGTGCTCCTCCGTGGAGCCCGGTGAGACAAAGGACTGCATCCTGGGCTACACCTGCGCCAACGACGTTACGGCCCGGGATCTCCAGTCCAGGGACGGCCAGTGGACCCGGTCCAAGTCCTTCGACACCTTCTGCCCCCTGGGACCGTGGATCGTCGCCGGCATCGACCCCGCCGATCTCGAAATAGGCATGTTCCTCAACGGGAAACAGGTCCAGCACTCCAGGACCAGCAACTTCATCTTTCCCGTGGACATTCTGGTAAGCCACATCTCGAAAGTCATGACCCTTCTGCCGGGCGACGTGATCATCACCGGCACCCCGTCCGGCATTGGCCCGGTGAAAAGGGGAGATGTCATGCAGGTGAAGATCGAAGGGATCGGGACCCTGGAAAACGTGGTGGAGTAGCGGGGGGCGAAACAACCTTCCGCCATGGGGCTTATGCTGCAGAAAGTCCCCGCCGGCTGACCGGCGGGGACTTTGGCTATCGTACATTGAAGCTGCATATTTTGGAAAAATGGCGGAGGGCAGAGGATTCGAACCCCTGGGGCTTTCGCCCAGCTGATTTCAAGTCAGCCACCATAGACCACTCGGACAGCCCTCCGCGGAACGAGGAGATTATACATGTATTTTCCGTTGTTGCCAACGGATGAAGGGGCGGCGCCTGCGAAAGCTGCGGAGAGTATAATGAACGGGAGTGGACCGATTTTTCCTGAGAGGTGATTCCTGGTGAAAAAAGAAGAAATTCTCGAGAGGTTTGTGTGCACCCCGTCCCGGGTGGCCGTGGTGGGAGCGTCGCCGAAGGAGGACCGCCCGGTGTTCCGGGTGATGAACTATCTTGCCGGGGCCGGCTTCACTCTCTTCCCCGTGAACCCGGGGTATGCCGGAACCGAGATCCTTGGACGCCCCTGTGCCGCCGGGCTCGAATTTCTCGAAGGTGGAGTGGACGTGGTCGCCCTGTTCCTTTCGGCGAAACAGCAGGGGAATGTGGCGGCAGATCTGGAGAAGCTGCCCTCACGGCCCGTGGTCTGGTTCCAGCCGGGTGCGGAGAATGAAGATCTCGCCGCGGAACTGGAGCGGAAAGGATACGATGTAGTGCCGTCCGACTGTCTGATGGCCGACCACATGAACAAATGCAGGTGAGAATTATTTTGTGCTTCTGACGCCATCGGAATGATAAAAATTTCTTGCCCCAGGGTGCGAATTTATATATAATTACAGAAAAGACCGCACTTGCCTCCCTAACTCCTGAGTATTCCCCACAGCCTTTCCCTGGGAGGCAGAAATCCGCACCGCAGAGGAGGTAATTCCGATGTCCTCCGAATACCCGTACACCCTCAGGGTCCGGTACGGCGATACCGACCAGATGGGAGTCGCCTATTACGCCAATTATCTCTACTGGTTCGAGGTGGGCCGGACTGAATTCTGCCGGGCCCACGGAAAGTCCTACGCCGACTGGGAGGGAGAGGGCATTTTCCTTCCCGTGGTGGAATCCCACTGCCGCTATAAGCATCCTGCCCGGTACGAGGACGAGATCACCATCTTCACGAAAATCGCCGAGGTGAAGATATCGTCCGTAATCTTCGAATGCCGCATTGAACGGGCCTCCGACGGCAAACCCCTCGCCTCGGGATGGACCCGCCATGCCTTCGTGGACCGGAACGGAAGGCTTCTTAGAGGAGACAACCCCCTGCGCCGCTGGATCGAGGCGCTTGCGGGATGACGGAGGTGTCGCGTACAGTGAGCACGAAAGCCATACTTTTGGGAAACGAGGCAATCGCCAGGGGAATTGTTGAAGCGGGGTGTCTTGTGGCGTCCGCCTACCCGGGAACGCCGTCGTCCGAAATACTGCCTGCGGTGGCAAAGTTCGCCGACGAACTGGGCTCTCCCATGGCGGTCGAGTGGGGCGTGAACGAAAAGGTGGCCTTCGAGGTGGCCGCCGCCGCCTCCTTCACCGGTGCCCGCTCCTGTGCAGTCATGAAGCAGGTGGGGTTGAATGTGGCGGCCGATCCCTTCATGAGCGCCGCCCACTTTCAGCTCAAGGGCGGCATGCTTCTCGTCGTGGCCGATGACCCGGGGCCTCACAGCTCCCAGACGGAACAGGACAGCCGGTATTTCGCCATGTTCGCGAAGGTACCCTGTTTCGACCCCTGTTCCGCCGTCGAGGCGAAGGAAATGGTTTTCGACGCCTTTGACCTGTCCGAGCGGTTCGGCATCATTACCATTCTCCGTCCCACCGTGAGGGTGGACCACTGCCGCCAGGACGTGGAACTCGGGGAACTCCGCCCTCTGAAGGGGCAGGTGAAGTTCGACAAGGAGCCTTCCCGGTGGGTCTGCCTTCCCGCCAGCGTGAAGGTGAACCATCCCCGGCTGAACGCCAAGGTCGAGGAGATCCGGACCGCCTTCGAGAGCGAGTTCGGGAAGTACAACTACGAAGTTCCCTCCCGTGAGAAGAGCGTCCTGGGCATCGTGGCTTCCGGTGTGTGCTTCTCCGTGGTCAGCGACATCCTGAAGGGGTGGGGCCGGGAGGACGTGGCGGTGCTCAAGATCGGCACCCCCCACCCGCTTCCGGTGCAGATGGTGACTGATTTCATCTCGCGCCACCCGAAGGTGCTCTTCCTCGAGGAAACCTACCCGGTAATGGAAATGCAGCTTCCCGACAGAACGGGCATCCTCGGCAGGTGGAACGGTGTCGTACCGGGGGCCGGAGAGCTTCTTCCCGAGGTTATCGCGGGCATTCTCGCAAAGGTCCTCGGCATGGACCACACCGCCGGGGAAGCATCGCCCCTTCTCAGGGAAGCCCTGGAAGAGCTGAAGATAACTCCCCGGAAACCCATGCTCTGCCCGGGGTGCCCCCACAGGGCGAGCTACTTCTCCATCAGGCAGGCCCTGCCCAACGCGGTGAACCCCTCGGACATAGGCTGCTACACCCTCGGAGTGAACCAGAAGGCTGTGGATGCCGTGATGGACATGGGCGCTTCGGTGACCATGGGTTCCGGATTCTGGCTTGCCCACAAGGCCGCCGGGACGGAACGCCCCATCGTGAGCACCATCGGGGATTCCACGTTCTTCCACATGGGTATTCCCGGCCTCGTGAGCGCGGTCTACAACAGGCACGCCTTTGTCCTCGGAATACTGGACAACAGTACCACAGCCATGACGGGCGGACAGGCGAACCCGGCGGTGGGCGACAAGCTCAGGAAGGGCGACGAAGGCCGGAAGGTGGATATCGAGGCTGTCTGCAGGGGCTGCGGTGTGACCTTCGTCAGAACCATTGAAGCCTATGACGTCGCCTCCGGGAAAGAAGCCGTGAAGGAAGCATGGGAGCACGCCAAGTCCCGCTCGGAACCGGCGGTGATCATTTTCCGGCATCCCTGCATGCTCCTCCGCCCCCAGCAGGCTGTGGTCCAGGTGAAGGTGGATCCGGAGAAGTGTATCGGCTGCAAGTTCTGCATCAATTTCTTCAACTGCCCCGGCCTCGTCTTCGACGAGAAGAGGAGCAAGGCATACATCGACGAGCGGTTCTGCGTTTCCTGCGGGGTCTGCGTTTCCGTCTGTCCCCACGGGGCCATCGGGGAAAATTCCGGGGAGGGTGAATAGCATGCAGTATGTCATCGTGGGCATCGGCGGCCAGGGTATCCTTTTCGCAAGCAAGGTCCTCGGAAAGATCGCTCTCGAGCGGGGCGAATCCGTCATCGGCAGCGAGGTGCACGGCATGGCCCAGCGGGGCGGGTCGGTGATAAGCCACTTCAAGGTGGGGAATTACCGAAGCCCCCTCGTCATGGCAGGAGAGGCGGACATTCTCCTCGCCTTCGACCAGAACGAAGCGGTCCGAAACCTCCATTTCCTGAAGAAAAAGGGCAGTCTCGTGGTGAACGTCCACGATCGTATAGCCCTGGAAAACGCCTCACTCGCAGGGATGATCCGGGACAGGGAGATTTCCGTCCATTCCCTGGAGGGGTATGCTCTGCTGAAAGAGCACATGGGGGGCAACTTCCTCTTTCTCAACGTGCTCCTCATGGGGGCCATGTGCGGTGCCGGGGTGAGCGGCCTTTCCTTCGGGGAGGTTTCCCGGGCGGTGAAGGAGCTTTCTCCT
The window above is part of the Aminivibrio pyruvatiphilus genome. Proteins encoded here:
- a CDS encoding fumarylacetoacetate hydrolase family protein, whose protein sequence is MKRMFVRCVIKGKRETGLVENGIIYRLEGDMFGEYTRGPALGSVDEAEHFLPPVEPSKVAAVGLNYRDHAIEVGLPIPGEPLLFLKPSTTVIAHGDPVVYPGHMSERVDYEAELAVVIGRKCSSVEPGETKDCILGYTCANDVTARDLQSRDGQWTRSKSFDTFCPLGPWIVAGIDPADLEIGMFLNGKQVQHSRTSNFIFPVDILVSHISKVMTLLPGDVIITGTPSGIGPVKRGDVMQVKIEGIGTLENVVE
- a CDS encoding CoA-binding protein, which translates into the protein MKKEEILERFVCTPSRVAVVGASPKEDRPVFRVMNYLAGAGFTLFPVNPGYAGTEILGRPCAAGLEFLEGGVDVVALFLSAKQQGNVAADLEKLPSRPVVWFQPGAENEDLAAELERKGYDVVPSDCLMADHMNKCR
- the phoU gene encoding phosphate signaling complex protein PhoU, which codes for MFWKKNGKVESLLYSADRAKILSMVREMGSMASGAFSSAVRSLEERNDALADEVIRSDDAIDDLEASIDQECLSSIAMRQPVREDLRFVFAVLKIITDLERIGDQGVNIAKKAKVLNRYPLLKPLVDIPKMKVIATEMVADSLKAFEENDTALAEGICFRDEELDILYENIFDELLLIIGNKPEGDQATAQCAAGLLWVARHLARIGDHATNVAERVFFMVKGERLKPLLEEKRKALSENKGG
- a CDS encoding acyl-CoA thioesterase, giving the protein MSSEYPYTLRVRYGDTDQMGVAYYANYLYWFEVGRTEFCRAHGKSYADWEGEGIFLPVVESHCRYKHPARYEDEITIFTKIAEVKISSVIFECRIERASDGKPLASGWTRHAFVDRNGRLLRGDNPLRRWIEALAG
- a CDS encoding 2-oxoacid:acceptor oxidoreductase family protein, coding for MQYVIVGIGGQGILFASKVLGKIALERGESVIGSEVHGMAQRGGSVISHFKVGNYRSPLVMAGEADILLAFDQNEAVRNLHFLKKKGSLVVNVHDRIALENASLAGMIRDREISVHSLEGYALLKEHMGGNFLFLNVLLMGAMCGAGVSGLSFGEVSRAVKELSPPKFEDANMKVLALGAEAIRGGR
- the iorA gene encoding indolepyruvate ferredoxin oxidoreductase subunit alpha, which gives rise to MTEVSRTVSTKAILLGNEAIARGIVEAGCLVASAYPGTPSSEILPAVAKFADELGSPMAVEWGVNEKVAFEVAAAASFTGARSCAVMKQVGLNVAADPFMSAAHFQLKGGMLLVVADDPGPHSSQTEQDSRYFAMFAKVPCFDPCSAVEAKEMVFDAFDLSERFGIITILRPTVRVDHCRQDVELGELRPLKGQVKFDKEPSRWVCLPASVKVNHPRLNAKVEEIRTAFESEFGKYNYEVPSREKSVLGIVASGVCFSVVSDILKGWGREDVAVLKIGTPHPLPVQMVTDFISRHPKVLFLEETYPVMEMQLPDRTGILGRWNGVVPGAGELLPEVIAGILAKVLGMDHTAGEASPLLREALEELKITPRKPMLCPGCPHRASYFSIRQALPNAVNPSDIGCYTLGVNQKAVDAVMDMGASVTMGSGFWLAHKAAGTERPIVSTIGDSTFFHMGIPGLVSAVYNRHAFVLGILDNSTTAMTGGQANPAVGDKLRKGDEGRKVDIEAVCRGCGVTFVRTIEAYDVASGKEAVKEAWEHAKSRSEPAVIIFRHPCMLLRPQQAVVQVKVDPEKCIGCKFCINFFNCPGLVFDEKRSKAYIDERFCVSCGVCVSVCPHGAIGENSGEGE